The DNA region CTTGCATAGATGTATAGTAAACTTGAGAATGTCTTTCAAGTTGAGTTCTCAAACTCATAACAACATCAACTTCATCTATAACTTCACTTAATAATGTAACTTGTCTAATTGATTCATCTTCTGATTTAAAATGATCAGGTGCAACAAAAATAGGCTCAATTCCAAATCTTGGTAAAAGTTTTGAATCAGATGATGCTACTCTTGAAGTTTTTACATCTCCAACAATTGCAACTTTTTTTCCCTCAACATTATTATTAAAATGATCTAAAATTGTAAATAGGTCCAATAATGCTTGTGTTGGATGAGCATTATAACCATCTCCTGCATTTAAGATAGGACAATTAACATGTTCTTTAAGACTTTCAGGTAAACCACATTCACTATGTCTAATAACAATAGCATCTGGTTTCATTGCATTTATATTTGCAACAGTATCAAATATTGTTTCACCTTTACTTCTTGAACTACTTCCTACATCTAA from Malaciobacter molluscorum LMG 25693 includes:
- a CDS encoding aspartate carbamoyltransferase catalytic subunit, which codes for MQHLITTSDFTKDEIIELFDDAKMFRDLQSSDCLKGKLIVTLFFENSTRTRSSFEIAAKRLGAEVVSLDVGSSSRSKGETIFDTVANINAMKPDAIVIRHSECGLPESLKEHVNCPILNAGDGYNAHPTQALLDLFTILDHFNNNVEGKKVAIVGDVKTSRVASSDSKLLPRFGIEPIFVAPDHFKSEDESIRQVTLLSEVIDEVDVVMSLRTQLERHSQVYYTSMQEYAKDYCITKEIFKDRDLILLHPGPVNRNIDIDDEMLLDPRSKVLQQVSNGVAVRMAVLKKLIK